Part of the Yersinia hibernica genome, ACCACTTGAAACTAATGAGGTTCCTTATAATGGAAAGTTCGTTTAGTCCTATAGAACAGATGCTTAATTCCCGTGCCAAACGTCAGAAAGATTTCCCTTATCAGGAAATTCTGCTGACTCGCCTGTGTATGCATATGCACAGTAAGTTGCTGGAAAATCGCAACAAAATGCTAAAAGCGCAAGGTATTAATGAAACCCTGTTTATGGCACTAATTACGCTGGAAGCACAAGAGAGCCACAGTATTCAACCGTCAGAGTTAAGTGCTGCATTGGGATCCTCACGAACCAATGCCACCCGCATCGCTGATGAGTTGGAGAAGAAAGGCTGGATTGAACGCCGTGAAAGCCATAATGACCGCCGTTGTTTGCACTTGCATCTGACCGAGGCGGGCGTGGAGTTTTTAAATCAACTGCTGCCGCCACAACATAAGTGTCTGCATTTTCTTTGGTCAACACTCGACGCCGATGAACAGCAACAGCTTGAAACGCTAACGCGAAAGTTACTGACTCGGCTAGACCAAATGGAAATACCAGAACAGTAATTCCAACACTGCTATCCAAGTACATTAATTTATCCAGGTAAATAACTATGCTATCCCCACATAGCTGGAGACTCACGCCTTTGTTCGCCGTTTTCGTCCTGGCGGGCTGCGCCTCAAGCGATAATATTGCTCCTCAGTCTCAAATGCTGGATAACCAACAACTGCAATTGGCGCAACCTAAAGTCAGTTCGTTGGCGCTAAGCTCCCAGTGGTGGCGGGTACTAGAAGACTCCCAACTTGATGCTTTAATCACTCAAAGCTTGCAAACTTCTCCCTCGCTCAAACAAGCGGCGGCGCGAGTACGTGAAGCACAAAGCGTGATGGGCCAAGCGGATTCCGCTAATGGCCCTAAGCTGGATCTCTACGGCAGCAGTAATCGAGAAAAAATATCGCAGAATACACTGCAACCATTCTTACAGTCTTATCCCGATAAACCATTATATGAAACCGCCAATACTCTTGGCCTGAATCTTAGTTACGAGTTTGATTGGTGGGGTAAATACCGCAACCGGGTCAATGCCGCCAATGCGCAGGTGAATGCGGCTCGTGCAGAACAGCAGCAAGCAGCTCTGACACTGACCAGCTCAGTGGCATCTGTTTATTACCAGCTACAAAGCAATTTTGCCCTGCAAAACGTATTGCAGCAGGAAGTCGATAACAATGAACAACTGGCCCAGTTGCGTACTAAGCAATATCAAGCAGGCATCTATGGCATTGAAATTCCGCAGCAAACACAAGTTCAGGCAGATACAGCTAAGCAGCAGATTATCCAACTGAAATCACAAGGTGAGCAGCTAAAACATCAGTTGGCGGCATTGATGGGCCAAGGCCCGAGAGCAACGCAAAACCTGCGCCCGGTGCCCTTACCAGATATTACCCGCCTGACGCCTAAAGGTGAGCTGACCACTGATTTACTGGGCCAGCGACCGGATATCACGGCGCAACGCCAACTGGTTGAATCTTATGACCAGCGGGTTAAAGCGGCGCGCAAAGAATTTTATCCCAGCTTATCAATTACGGGTTTTGCCGGTTTCTCGACCACTAACTTCCAGGGCACAAACCCCAATCTGTTAGAGGCCGCCAGTCAAGCATGGAACTTTGCACCGGCAATCTCATTGCCTATTTTCCACGCAGGTGCACTGCGCAGTAAATTAGGCGAAGAATCAGCCATTTATGACGAAGCGGTTGAATCTTACAACCAAACTATCCTCAATGCTGTGCGAGAAACGGCGGATGCCATCACCCTCCAACAAAGCAGCCAGCGCCAACTGCAACAAGCTATATCAGCATCGCAATCGATGCAGAAAGTTTATGGTGTTGCCGATGCACGTTACAAAACGGGGATTATTGGCCGGGATGAACTCTTGATTAGCCAGTCGCAATATCTACAACAGCAGCAATCAGAACTTAGCGCCAGCAACAACTTATTGCAGGCCAAGATTGGTTTGATCCGTTCACTCGGTGGTGGCTATCAAGCTCCTGTCAGTAATGGTTCACAAAATAAAACAATATAAAATTAAGCGTGGAGAACACCATGAGTGCAAGCGCGGAAGCTCAAGTGCCGCAACAACCGCAGAATAAAAAGAAGCAACGTAAACGTGTGCTGCTCTTACTGACGGTTATTTTTATTATTATTGGGGTGGCTTATCTTATCTATTGGTTCTTGGTGCTGCGCCATCACCAAGAGACTGATAATGCTTATGTATCTGGTAATCAGGTGCAGATAATGTCTCAGGTTCCCGGCAGTGTCGTCAGTGTCAATTTTGAAAATACTGATTTTGTCAAAAGTGGTGATGTCCTGCTGGCTCTTGACCCGACGGACGCCGAACAAGCCTATGAGCAAGCCAAAACGGCATTGGCAAACACTGTGCGCCAAACCCACCAGCTCATGGTTAACAGCACACAGTATCAGGCCAATATCGCCCTGAAAAAAATAGAACTGAGTAAAGCACAGAATGACCTGAAGCGCCGTGTGGTGCTGGGTTCTGTTGATGCGATTGGCCGTGAAGAACTGCAACACGCCCGTGATGCAGCAGAAGCCGCGGCAGCATCATTGGATGTGGCGATTGCACAGTATAATGCCAATCAGGCGCTGGTTCTTAATACCCCGCTGGAGAAGCAACCGGCGGTTGAACAAGCGGCTGCCAAGCTGCGCGATGCCTGGCTCGCCCTGCAACGCACCAAAGTTGTCAGTCCAATTACCGGCTATGTATCACGTCGAAGTGTGCAAGTCGGGGCTGAAATAGCCAACGGCGCACCACTGATGGCGGTGATTCCGGCAAATGAGATGTGGATTGACGCCAACTTTAAAGAAACACAGTTAGCCAATATGCGCATTGGTCAACCGGTGACTATAGTGACCGATTTCTATGGCGATGATATTGTTTTCCAAGGAAAAGTTGTTGGTCTGGATATGGGAACGGGCAGCGCCTTCTCACTGTTACCCGCCCAAAACGCCACCGGTAACTGGATCAAAGTGGTTCAGCGCTTGCCGGTTCGTATTGAACTTGATGCCAAGCAACTGGCTGAACATCCGCTGCGCATTGGTTTATCTAGCACAGTGCGGGTGGATACCGCCAATACCGACGGCCCAGTATTAGCGCAAAATGTGCGCAAAGAACCTGCATTTGTCACCAACGCGCTGTCTTTGGATTTAGCGCCGGTTAATCAAATGATTCGCGATATTACTCATGCAAATGCAGGTTAAACGCGCCGGAGGCTACTGTGGCACAAAAACCGCTTGAAGGTGCCCAACTCGCCTGGATGACGGTCGCGCTATCATTAGCGACCTTCATGCAAGTGCTGGACTCCACCATTGCTAACGTGGCTATTCCGACTATTGCCGGGGATCTTGGCTCGTCCAACTCCCAAGGCACATGGGTCATCACCTCGTTTGGGGTGGCAAATGCTATCTCCATCCCCATCACCGGCTGGTTGGCAAAGCGTGTCGGCGAAGTGCGATTATTCCTGTGGGCAATAGGTTTATTTGCGCTGGCCTCATGGCTGTGCGGCATTTCAAACAGTTTAGGGATGCTTATCTTCTTCCGGGTGATTCAAGGGCTGGTCGCCGGCCCATTGATTCCATTGTCACAAAGTTTGCTACTGAATAACTACCCGCCAGCGAAGCGGAGTATGGCCCTGGCATTATGGTCGATGACCATTGTTGTCGCCCCCATTTTTGGGCCGATCCTCGGCGGTTATATCAGTGACAACTATCACTGGGGCTGGATCTTCTTTATTAATATCCCTATTGGGATAGTGGTTGTTTTAATTGCAGGCAGCACCCTGAAAGGGCGAGAGACCAAAACGGAGATCCGGCCGATTGATACCGTGGGATTGGTATTATTGGTCGTCGGTATTGGTGCTTTGCAAATCATGCTCGACCAAGGTAAGGAGCTGGATTGGTTTAACTCGACCGAGATTATCGTCCTGACGGTTATTGCCGTGATTGCGATTTCCTTCCTGATCGTGTGGGAGCTTACCGACGATCATCCGGTGATTGATTTGTCATTATTCAAATCGAGAAACTTTACCATTGGTTGTCTGTGTATCAGCCTGGCCTATATGTTGTACTTTGGCGCGATTGTGTTGCTACCACAGCTACTGCAGGAGGTATATGGCTATACCGCCACCTGGGCCGGCTTGGCCTCTGCGCCTGTCGGGATATTACCGGTGCTGCTGTCGCCAATCATTGGGCGCTTTTCACATCGCATTGATATGCGGCAGTTAGTCACATTCAGCTTCATTATGTATGCAGTTTGTTTCTACTGGAGAGCATATACATTCGAACCAGGAATGGATTTTGGTGCCTCGGCATGGCCACAGTTTGTGCAAGGTTTTGCGATTGCTTGCTTCTTTATGCCACTGACGGCCATCACTTTATCCGGTTTACCGCCGGAGCGCATGGCGGCCGCATCCAGTTTATCTAACTTCCTGCGAACACTGGCCGGGTCAATTGGGACCTCAATCACCACCACGTTATGGACGCAAAGAGAGTCGATGCATCATTCGCAATTAACCGAGTTTGTTAACCCGTTTAATCCGAATGCCACACAGATGTATCAGGATCTGGAAAAACTGGGGATGAATCAGCAGCAAGCATCGGCTTATCTGGCGCGGGAGATTACCAATCAGGGGCTGATTATCTCGGCCAATGAAATATTCTGGCTCTCGGCGGGCGTGTTCTTGCTGCTACTGGCGCTAGTATGGTTTGCTAAACCCCCCTTTACCTCTGGTGGCGGAGGCGGTGGCGCGCATTAGCGGCTACAGCTGAGCAACAAAAAGGGCGCTGACTTATCATCAGCGCCCTTTTTTATACTGTGGCACACTCAAGTATGTAATTCGGGTACCTGAATGCAGCCCCCTGCAAGGTCAAAGACGCAGGGGATTATTGGGCGCTATTTTGACGCCACCACTCAGCTAACAAAATCCCCGTCGCCACCGAAACATTCAGGCTTTCGACTTTGCCAGTACCGCCGATAGACACACTCACATCGCCCTGCTGCCAAGCGCTGTCAGTCAAACCATCACTCTCTTGCCCTAACACCAGCACCATTTTGGCTGGCAGTTCCGCTTTCGCCAGACTGACACCTTTATGGCTTGAGGTTGTCACTATGGTGTAACCCGCTTTACGGAAGGTATCCAGCACCGAGAGGAAATCATCGGCATTGATGGCTTTGATATGCTCAGCACCGCCTTCTGCTGTGCGCACTGCCGCACCTGACTCCAGCATGGCCGGGTCTTGCAGCAACACGCCGTTAATACCGAAGTGGGCACAAGTCCGCATGATGCCGCCCAGATTATGTGGGTTACCCACATCTTCCAGTGCCAGCACACAATCTTTCGCCCGAGTCTGCTGTTGCAGATAGGTTTCTGCATCCAGACCCTGACGTTTTTTAATTAAGAAGCACACGCCACCATGGTGTTCAGTGCCAGACGCCTTCGCCAGCTCATCTTCTTCAACCACATGGTAAGCCTTGCGGTTAGCCGCCATCCATTTCAGTGCTTCGCGAAAACGTGGGGTCACTGACTGTACAAACCAGGCGCGCACGATAGCATCAGGGCGGCTTTCAAACAGTGCTTTACAGGCATTTTCACCATAAACACGTGTTTCTTCAGCCCGTTGACGGCGCAACTGTGCTGGATCCACATGGCTTTTGCCGCTGATACCGCCATGATCAAACTCTGGCTCTTCAGAGGGCGCACGAGACACCGTCTTCCACGGTGAATCATATGGGCCACTGCTATCTGATCGCGCCGGACGGCTAGGACTCACGCGTTCATTACGGCCAGAATCATTACGACGTGAGTCATTATTCCGCGGTGAACTGCCCCGACCCGCATTATCCCCCGGACGACCTTTACCTGCAGGACGCTGGTTTTTACCCCGGTTATTGCTGTTACGGTCGTCGCTGCTGTTTTCGTCACTGCGGACGTACATCACTTTAACTTTGCCGTTTTTGCCACTAAATGAATCGTTCATTGTCTTCTCCACCAACGCGCAGGGCGCGAAGATTACCTGATGTCTGCCCGGTAAGCCATAAGCAAGCGCTAAAAGCTAGCAACTATCGTATTCATCGAATAAACCATTTTGGCACTTCTTTCATTTATCTTCATAATAGATAACAACCAAGAAACAATTCAGCGCGGTGTGACTGTATCGTTTCTCTTCTATTTATTGAGATACATAATAAAGGCTCATTTATGAATACGGTATGTACAGCTTGTATGGCGACCAACCGCCTACCGGAAGAACGTATTGATGACGGCGCTAAATGTGGGCGTTGTGGCCACTCTTTATTTGATGGCGAAGTCATTAACGCCACCGCCGACACACTGGATAAATTGCTGCAAGATGACCTGCCTGTTGTCATCGATTTCTGGGCACCATGGTGCGGCCCTTGCCGCAACTTTGCCCCCATTTTTGCAGAGGTTGCCGCAGAACGCGCCGGAAAAGTCCGCTTCGTTAAAATCAACACCGAAGCTGAACCCGCACTCAGTACTCGCTTTCGTATCCGCAGCATTCCCACCATTATGCTGTATCGCAACGGCAAAATGGTCGACATGCTTAGCGGCGCTATGCCAAAGGCACCTTTTGATCAATGGCTTGATGAACAATTAGCCGTAGAGCCAGCGGCTCGCTAAGCTAGTTTACTTCATTTATTGCTCATTTGGCGGCATTCCCCTGCCAAATTAAATCTACGCCCTTGATAGCTTTCTGTCAGGGGCGTTAGTTTATCTATAATTCAGGCCATAGGTTCATTAGAATAACGCTATTTCTTCAGGAGTCCGTCGTGACGGAGACATTGACCAACGAGCAGCTATTGCCCGTAAATATAACGACGGAAAATGCGGTATTGCGCCTGCGCCGCCAGCGGCTAGCACTCTCTACCCGCCCTTACCGCGCCCGCGGTTGCCGCGCAATTCGCTGCCAAGGCTGCCTGCTGACCGAGCGCTTTTGTCTGTGTGACACCATTAAAGTGCAACCGGCCAACAGCCGCTTTTGCCTGCTGATGTTTGACACTGAACCCCTCAAACCCAGTAATACCGGCCGCCTGATTGCTGATATTTTACCAAACACTCAAGCTTTTCTCTGGGCACGAACTGAAGTTGCCCCTGAGTTATTAGCCGCACTACGCGACCCGCAGCGCCAGCCTTATGTGGTTTTCCCGGAAAAGTACGCCGAACCTGAGCGGCAGGTATTCAATCAATTACCCGTCAGTGATAAGCCACCGCTATTTATCCTGCTGGATGGCACCTGGACTGAAGCCAAAAAAATGTTCCGTAAAAGTCCTTATCTCGCCGGGTTACCAATGTTGTCACTTAATGTCACTAACACCTCAGATTATTTGCTGCGTGAATCACCACGCCCGGAGCAACACTGCACCGTGGAAGTGGCGGCAGCCCTGCTCCTGCAAGCTGGCGATATTCAGGCGGCTGATGGGTTAACTGCACATTTTCACTACTTTCGGCAGCAATATTTAGCGGGAAAACCTCATCATCCAGTGGGCCGAGTCACAGCAAGTCGGGAAGAAATCGCATAAAATCAAGCCAGCAACTTTCCCTTTAAGGAATACCCTATGAGCCAACGTGGATTAGAAGCACTCTTACGCCCGAAGTCAATCGCGGTTATTGGTGCTTCTGAGAAGCCGGAGCGGGCGGGTTTCCTGATGATGCGTAATTTGCTCGATGGCGGCTTCAATGGCCCAATTCTGCCCGTCACCCCGAGCCATAAAGCCGTTTGCGGTGTATTGGCTTATGCGAATATTGCCAGCCTGCCCATCACACCCGACTTGGCGATTTTATGCACCAACAACCGCCGCAATCTCCCCCTGTTGGAGGATTTGGCCACCCGTGGCTGTAAGGCGGTGATTATTCTGTCGGCGGCAACCGAGCAATTTGCGGAGCTGAAAGCTTGCGCACAGCGCCATCACATTCGCTTGCTGGGGCCAAATAGCTTAGGTTTGCTCGCTCCGTGGCAAGGGCTAAATGCCAGTTTTTCGCCAGTGCCCATCAAGAAAGGTCGGCTGGCATTTATCTCCCAATCAGCGGCCGTGGCCAACACTATTTTGGACTGGGCGCAGCAGCGGGAAGTCGGTTTCTCTTACTTTATTGCGCTGGGTGATAGCCTGGATATTGATGTCGATGACTTACTCGACTTCTTAGCCCGAGACGGTAAAACCAGCGCTATTATGCTGTATATCGAACATATCAGTGATGCACGCCGCTTTTTATCCGCCTCGCGCAGTGCCTCACGCAATAAACCGATTCTGGTGGTCAAAAGTGGCCGCAGCCAGCGCGCCCAGCAATTACTCAATGGTCAGCAAGGGTTAGATGCCGCCTATGATGCTGCCATCCAGCGCGCGGGTCTGTTGCGGGTCCAGGATACTCACGAGCTATTTTCAGCCGTCGAAACCCTAAGTCATATGCATCCATTGCGTGGCGAGCGGTTACTGATTGTCAGCAATGGCGCAGCACCGGCGGCGATGGCACTGGATGAACTGATTCGCCGCAATGGCAAACTGGCGACACTGTCGGATACCACCCAATCCGCCCTGAATGCCGCACTACCGCCTTTTGTTTCCTTACGTAACCCAATAGACCTACGCGATGATGCCAGCGCTGAGCGCTATTTAGCGGCGGTTAAACCACTATTGGACAGCACCGACTATGATGCGCTGCTACTGATTCACTCGCCGAGTGCCGCGGCACCGGGCAGTAAAACCGCGGAGTTACTGATATCCGCAATCCGCCAACACCCACGCGGCAAGCGCATTACCTTGCTGACTAACTGGTGCGGTGAATATTCATCCCTTGATGCCCGCCGTTTGTTCACTGAAGCCGGCATCCCGACCTACCGCACACCAGAAGGGGCGATTACCGCTTTTATGCACATGGTGGAATACCGCCGCAATCAAAAACAACTGAAAGAAACACCGGCATTGCCCATGGGCCTCACCGACAATACTGCGCATGTGCATCAATTAATTCGCCAGGCGCTGGCAGAAGGAACCACCCAGCTCGATACCCATGAAGTCCAGCCGATCCTTGAAGCCTATGGCCTCAACATGCTACCCACCTGGATTGCCAGTGATAGTGTCGAAGCTGTGCATATCGCCGAACAGCTGGGATATCCGGTGGCCATCAAACTGCGCTCGCCCGATATTGTGCATAAATCAGAAGTTCAGGGCGTTATGCTGTATCTGCGCACCGCAATTGAGGTGCAGCGGGCCGCTGACGATATCCTTGATAGGGTTAAACGGACTTATCCCCAAGCGCGTATCGATGGTTTATTGGTACAAAGCATGGCGAACCGCGCCGGGGCACAGGAGTTGCGCATTGCGGTGGAGCAAGATGCCATTTTCGGCCCACTGATAATGTTAGGCGAAGGCGGAATTGAGTGGCACCACGAAACCCAAGCCGCTGTGGCATTGCCGCCATTGAATATGGCATTGGCGCGCTATCTGATAATCCAGGCCGTGAAAGGTGGAAAAATTCGCAGCCGTGGTTCACTGCAACCACTGGACATCCCCGGGCTAAGCCGCTTGCTGGTGCAAGTCTCTAACCTGATTCTTGATTGCCCGGAAATCTCGCGTTTAGATATTCACCCGGTGCTTGCTTCAGGCAATGAGTTCACTCTGTTGGATGTATCAATGCAGTTAGCTCCGGTCACCGGCGACCCACAAGCACGGCTGGCTATTCGCCCCTATCCACACGAGCTGGAACAAAATGTGGTGCTAAAAGATGGCTCTCACTGCCTGTTCCGCCCTATTTTGCCGGAAGATGAACCGCTGCTAAAATTGTTTATTGATCAAGTGACTAAAGAAGATCTCTACTATCGCTACTTCAGCGAAATCAACGAATTCAGTCACGATGATTTGGCGAATATGACGCAGATTGACTATGATCGGGAAATGGCCTTTGTTGCTGTGCGCCAAAATGCAGCAGGCCCGGAAATCATTGGCGTTACCCGTGCGTTGTCCGACCCTGATAATATCGACGCGGAGTTTGCCGTCTTGGTGCGTTCAGACTTAAAAGGACTGGGGCTGGGGCGAGAGCTACTGGAGAAGATGATCCAGTACACCCGTAGCCACGGGCTAACACGGCTGACGGCGGTCACTATGCCCAATAACCGCGGAATGATAGGTTTGGCGCAGAAACTGGGTTTTAGCATTGATGTGCAAATGGAAGATGGCATTGTTAATCTTAAGCTGACACTTTGATTTCAAGTACATGAATCACTGTGATATGGCCCACATAGATAAGCGATTCGGCCTACGGTTGGCAAAACTTGCGCACAATCCGGAAAAGTAGTGGTATTATCGCCCGACTCTATGGATTAGTGTTTTTTTGGATATGGCGGTTCTGCCATCAAATAACAAGAGAAGAAGCGCACTGTGATGTTGTCAAAATTCAAACGTAGCAAACATCAACAACACCTTGCACAACTGCCCAAACTCCCCCAGTCAGTTGATGATGTCAAAACGCTGTATTGCCCCAAGGTTTTCCGCTCTACTCTGCTGGAATTAATAGGCCAGGCGAGCAAACGCATCTATCTGGTGGCGCTTTACCTTGAGCAGGATGATGCCGGCCGTGACGTGATGAATGCCCTCTATCAGGCCAAACAGCAGCATCCTGAGCTGGAAATTTGTGTGCTGGTCGACTGGCATCGCGCCCAACGTGGCCGCATCGGGGCCGCAGCAGTCAATACTAATGCAGATTGGTATTGTGAAATGGCGAGTCAACATCCGGACGTTTGTGTTCCAGTTTACGGTGTGCCGGTTAATACCCGCGAAGCCCTGGGTGTATTGCATCTGAAGGGTTTTGTCATTGATGACACCGTGATTTACAGTGGTGCCAGCATCAATGATGTCTATCTTTATCAAAACGATAAGTATCGTTATGATCGCTACCAATTAATCACTAATCCATCATTAGCCGCTATTATGGTTGATTATGTGAAGCAACGGGTACTGAGCGCCGGTGCAGTT contains:
- the emrB gene encoding multidrug efflux MFS transporter permease subunit EmrB, whose protein sequence is MAQKPLEGAQLAWMTVALSLATFMQVLDSTIANVAIPTIAGDLGSSNSQGTWVITSFGVANAISIPITGWLAKRVGEVRLFLWAIGLFALASWLCGISNSLGMLIFFRVIQGLVAGPLIPLSQSLLLNNYPPAKRSMALALWSMTIVVAPIFGPILGGYISDNYHWGWIFFINIPIGIVVVLIAGSTLKGRETKTEIRPIDTVGLVLLVVGIGALQIMLDQGKELDWFNSTEIIVLTVIAVIAISFLIVWELTDDHPVIDLSLFKSRNFTIGCLCISLAYMLYFGAIVLLPQLLQEVYGYTATWAGLASAPVGILPVLLSPIIGRFSHRIDMRQLVTFSFIMYAVCFYWRAYTFEPGMDFGASAWPQFVQGFAIACFFMPLTAITLSGLPPERMAAASSLSNFLRTLAGSIGTSITTTLWTQRESMHHSQLTEFVNPFNPNATQMYQDLEKLGMNQQQASAYLAREITNQGLIISANEIFWLSAGVFLLLLALVWFAKPPFTSGGGGGGAH
- a CDS encoding bifunctional acetate--CoA ligase family protein/GNAT family N-acetyltransferase encodes the protein MSQRGLEALLRPKSIAVIGASEKPERAGFLMMRNLLDGGFNGPILPVTPSHKAVCGVLAYANIASLPITPDLAILCTNNRRNLPLLEDLATRGCKAVIILSAATEQFAELKACAQRHHIRLLGPNSLGLLAPWQGLNASFSPVPIKKGRLAFISQSAAVANTILDWAQQREVGFSYFIALGDSLDIDVDDLLDFLARDGKTSAIMLYIEHISDARRFLSASRSASRNKPILVVKSGRSQRAQQLLNGQQGLDAAYDAAIQRAGLLRVQDTHELFSAVETLSHMHPLRGERLLIVSNGAAPAAMALDELIRRNGKLATLSDTTQSALNAALPPFVSLRNPIDLRDDASAERYLAAVKPLLDSTDYDALLLIHSPSAAAPGSKTAELLISAIRQHPRGKRITLLTNWCGEYSSLDARRLFTEAGIPTYRTPEGAITAFMHMVEYRRNQKQLKETPALPMGLTDNTAHVHQLIRQALAEGTTQLDTHEVQPILEAYGLNMLPTWIASDSVEAVHIAEQLGYPVAIKLRSPDIVHKSEVQGVMLYLRTAIEVQRAADDILDRVKRTYPQARIDGLLVQSMANRAGAQELRIAVEQDAIFGPLIMLGEGGIEWHHETQAAVALPPLNMALARYLIIQAVKGGKIRSRGSLQPLDIPGLSRLLVQVSNLILDCPEISRLDIHPVLASGNEFTLLDVSMQLAPVTGDPQARLAIRPYPHELEQNVVLKDGSHCLFRPILPEDEPLLKLFIDQVTKEDLYYRYFSEINEFSHDDLANMTQIDYDREMAFVAVRQNAAGPEIIGVTRALSDPDNIDAEFAVLVRSDLKGLGLGRELLEKMIQYTRSHGLTRLTAVTMPNNRGMIGLAQKLGFSIDVQMEDGIVNLKLTL
- a CDS encoding tRNA/rRNA methyltransferase; protein product: MNDSFSGKNGKVKVMYVRSDENSSDDRNSNNRGKNQRPAGKGRPGDNAGRGSSPRNNDSRRNDSGRNERVSPSRPARSDSSGPYDSPWKTVSRAPSEEPEFDHGGISGKSHVDPAQLRRQRAEETRVYGENACKALFESRPDAIVRAWFVQSVTPRFREALKWMAANRKAYHVVEEDELAKASGTEHHGGVCFLIKKRQGLDAETYLQQQTRAKDCVLALEDVGNPHNLGGIMRTCAHFGINGVLLQDPAMLESGAAVRTAEGGAEHIKAINADDFLSVLDTFRKAGYTIVTTSSHKGVSLAKAELPAKMVLVLGQESDGLTDSAWQQGDVSVSIGGTGKVESLNVSVATGILLAEWWRQNSAQ
- the emrA gene encoding multidrug efflux MFS transporter periplasmic adaptor subunit EmrA, which translates into the protein MSASAEAQVPQQPQNKKKQRKRVLLLLTVIFIIIGVAYLIYWFLVLRHHQETDNAYVSGNQVQIMSQVPGSVVSVNFENTDFVKSGDVLLALDPTDAEQAYEQAKTALANTVRQTHQLMVNSTQYQANIALKKIELSKAQNDLKRRVVLGSVDAIGREELQHARDAAEAAAASLDVAIAQYNANQALVLNTPLEKQPAVEQAAAKLRDAWLALQRTKVVSPITGYVSRRSVQVGAEIANGAPLMAVIPANEMWIDANFKETQLANMRIGQPVTIVTDFYGDDIVFQGKVVGLDMGTGSAFSLLPAQNATGNWIKVVQRLPVRIELDAKQLAEHPLRIGLSSTVRVDTANTDGPVLAQNVRKEPAFVTNALSLDLAPVNQMIRDITHANAG
- a CDS encoding tRNA-uridine aminocarboxypropyltransferase produces the protein MTETLTNEQLLPVNITTENAVLRLRRQRLALSTRPYRARGCRAIRCQGCLLTERFCLCDTIKVQPANSRFCLLMFDTEPLKPSNTGRLIADILPNTQAFLWARTEVAPELLAALRDPQRQPYVVFPEKYAEPERQVFNQLPVSDKPPLFILLDGTWTEAKKMFRKSPYLAGLPMLSLNVTNTSDYLLRESPRPEQHCTVEVAAALLLQAGDIQAADGLTAHFHYFRQQYLAGKPHHPVGRVTASREEIA
- the trxC gene encoding thioredoxin TrxC: MNTVCTACMATNRLPEERIDDGAKCGRCGHSLFDGEVINATADTLDKLLQDDLPVVIDFWAPWCGPCRNFAPIFAEVAAERAGKVRFVKINTEAEPALSTRFRIRSIPTIMLYRNGKMVDMLSGAMPKAPFDQWLDEQLAVEPAAR
- a CDS encoding efflux transporter outer membrane subunit, producing MLSPHSWRLTPLFAVFVLAGCASSDNIAPQSQMLDNQQLQLAQPKVSSLALSSQWWRVLEDSQLDALITQSLQTSPSLKQAAARVREAQSVMGQADSANGPKLDLYGSSNREKISQNTLQPFLQSYPDKPLYETANTLGLNLSYEFDWWGKYRNRVNAANAQVNAARAEQQQAALTLTSSVASVYYQLQSNFALQNVLQQEVDNNEQLAQLRTKQYQAGIYGIEIPQQTQVQADTAKQQIIQLKSQGEQLKHQLAALMGQGPRATQNLRPVPLPDITRLTPKGELTTDLLGQRPDITAQRQLVESYDQRVKAARKEFYPSLSITGFAGFSTTNFQGTNPNLLEAASQAWNFAPAISLPIFHAGALRSKLGEESAIYDEAVESYNQTILNAVRETADAITLQQSSQRQLQQAISASQSMQKVYGVADARYKTGIIGRDELLISQSQYLQQQQSELSASNNLLQAKIGLIRSLGGGYQAPVSNGSQNKTI
- the mprA gene encoding transcriptional repressor MprA, which translates into the protein MESSFSPIEQMLNSRAKRQKDFPYQEILLTRLCMHMHSKLLENRNKMLKAQGINETLFMALITLEAQESHSIQPSELSAALGSSRTNATRIADELEKKGWIERRESHNDRRCLHLHLTEAGVEFLNQLLPPQHKCLHFLWSTLDADEQQQLETLTRKLLTRLDQMEIPEQ